The following are encoded in a window of Arctopsyche grandis isolate Sample6627 chromosome 4, ASM5162203v2, whole genome shotgun sequence genomic DNA:
- the LOC143910512 gene encoding uncharacterized protein LOC143910512 encodes MNDRIHKQYFNVKKRNINSNNAENDMERSKTPLENDDVMLVSGEASEIAASEVQKKDELEKIKPQQKVEAETSGKNYNMLLLCLVNDLEKSHTNQEYWKKKVNRLTGKNCKAIISHLTEKKPREIMMNLDVSCFKILLHRWKGWSRCAELSVDQLYSNLHKYLTHNWNHVEPFLSTYIDKVQKKELCKEEGLVVSCPLKWLKSLFYFKAVGNHVYNMTLPKDQWEKHISTECLSNWPFVSIRMTLPNFEMVHKNFNHDEFAVVNLNHRLNNFIADCPMNTKLHYRHSQFTDTYISSFVITYISQLKFMLTHQSVVTTKKRDDIMAALNEFTKDLVLATDSVDTNTEYYANLTPHPYIRYLGDNTPPPENVAEEETVTVRLKQITYPAVKFELVKFSCQYNLTTDGKLSFILSDNFASSNILNNCLSYECTLCNLTYNSFLAPYELSVHLVNNHGFEPNWLCSFCGVSFNTEDLSLSRWSHSCKYNP; translated from the exons ATGAACGACCGAATACATAAAcagtattttaatgtaaaaaaaagaaatattaattcaaataacGCAGAAAACGACATGGAACGCTCCAAAACTCCATTGGAAAATGATGATGTAATGCTGGTAAGCGGAGAAGCGAGTGAAATTGCAGCGAGTGAAGTCCAAAAAAAAGACgaattggaaaaaataaaaccacaacaAAAGGTGGAAGCAGAAACTTCCGGAAaaa ATTATAATATGTTACTATTATGTTTGGTCAACGATCTCGAAAAATCTCACACGAATCAAGAGTATTGGAAAAAGAAAGTGAACAGGTTGACCGGCAAGAATTGTAAGGCCATCATATCCCATTTGACCGAAAAGAAACCCAGAGAAATTATGATGAATCTCGACGTGTCTTGTTTCAAAATACTGCTTCACAGGTGGAAAGGCTGGTCGAGATGCGCCGAGCTAAGCGTCGACCAGTTATATTCAAACTTGCACAAATACTTGACGCACAATTGGAACCACGTCGAGCCATTCCTCTCGACTTACATAGACAAAGTTCAAAAGAAGGAACTTTGCAAAGAGGAGGGTCTAGTCGTTTCATGTCCACTGAAGTGGCTCAAGTCGTTATTCTACTTCAAAGCCGTCGGCAATCACGTCTACAACATGACTCTACCGAAAGACCAATGGGAGAAGCACATATCCACCGAGTGCCTCTCCAACTGGCCGTTCGTCTCCATCCGCATGACCCTGCCCAACTTCGAAATGGTCCACAAGAATTTCAATCACGACGAGTTTGCAGTCGTAAATTTAAACCATCGTCTGAACAATTTCATCGCCGACTGCCCGATGAACACGAAACTGCACTACAGGCATTCTCAATTCACCGACACGTATATATCGTCCTTTGTCATCACATACATAAGCCAACTTAAATTCATGTTGACCCATCAGAGTGTCGTCACTACCAAGAAGAGAGACGACATAATGGCCGCTCTGAACGAGTTCACCAAAGACCTCGTCCTCGCCACAGATTCCGTAGACACCAACACTGAATACTATGCAAACTTAACTCCACATCCTTACATACGGTATTTAGGAGACAATACACCACCGCCGGAAAATGTAGCCGAAGAAGAAACTGTAACAGTTCGATTGAAACAGATAACGTATCCCGCTGTTAAATTCGAGCTGGTTAAGTTCTCATGTCAATACAATCTGACTACGGACGGCAAGCTTAGTTTCATACTGAGCGATAATTTCGCTTCGAGTAATATTCTTAATAATTGTCTGTCGTACGAATGCACATTATGCAATCTTACCTACAACTCGTTCTTGGCTCCATACGAATTGAGTGTGCATCTAGTTAATAACCACGGCTTTGAGCCGAATTGGCTGTGTTCATTTTGTGGTGTGTCGTTCAATACCGAAGATCTGTCCTTAAGCAGGTGGTCTCATAGTTGTAAATATAATCCTTGA
- the LOC143911144 gene encoding uncharacterized protein LOC143911144 has protein sequence MTSPEVITYNIESDEESETEEYLNYTPCKVESTKGITSYILDYENPNDLYVPLSTSLMKLINLIRPVDLSTQATEWLKNTSLISAEDTKDILKKMQKYERGSFEKVLNKLFLKILLCRWKKYRIIDQFNHNSARNVVYCNIFRYLKRNWSYLQPYVKIYKKKCLLDPKIDFEELLVLSSSYRQLKAFLCSEPNLQTVYQKTTPLPHPVRYKVSAESLNNWPFVSIKIDLPAFGLARENCNHNEFKIVNLEHHHKHVNESPMNIDLHYKQLEKCGEFLPSFVSTYLNQFKNFLFNASLTSSLKDCLFVIISQFIRDIACIEGAIAVKTDYYMNFAPYPYVRYLAYQSSLNLVEYNQTVPVTKETLNVRLQQLTYPAVKFQLSKFNAIYETDPTGKISFKFSDSEYSIKCLENSVIYECQLCSKVFKSKDAAVEMSNHVAYLHGYEPSWTCTKCDVMLPSEVLSRGRWTHKCVAT, from the exons ATGACATCACCCGAGGTTATAACATATAACATTGAATCAGACGAAGAAAGTGAGACTGAAGAGTATTTAAACTATACACCATGCAAAGTAGAATCTACAAAAGGAATCACTTCGTATATACTAGACTATGAAAATCCGAATGATTTATATG TCCCTTTGAGTACCAGTTTGATGAAACTCATCAATTTGATACGTCCAGTTGATTTGTCGACTCAAGCAACGGAGTGGCTTAAGAATACATCGCTAATCAGCGCAGAGGATACtaaagatatattaaaaaagatgCAGAAATATGAAAGGGGCTCATTCGAAAAAGTATTGAATAAACTCTTCCTCAAAATACTCCTCTGTCGatggaaaaaatatcgtataattGATCAATTTAATCATAACAGCGCAAGAAATGTGGTGTACTGCAATATTTTTAGGTATTTGAAACGAAATTGGAGCTATTTGCAACCGTATGTTAAAATTTACAAGAAAAAGTGTTTGCTCGATCCAAAAATTGATTTCGAAGAATTGCTTGTTTTATCGAGTTCTTATAGGCAATTGAAAGCATTTCTGTGCAGCGAACCTAACCTCCAAACTGTATACCAAAAAACCACTCCCTTGCCGCATCCTGTACGCTACAAAGTATCAGCGGAATCCTTGAACAATTGGCCgtttgtttcaattaaaattgactTGCCCGCTTTTGGTTTGGCTCGCGAAAACTGCAACCAcaatgaattcaaaattgtcAACTTGGAACACCATCATAAGCACGTGAACGAATCTCCTATGAACATCGATCTGCACTATAagcaattagaaaaatgtggtGAATTTCTACCGTCATTCGTTTCCACATACTTGAAccaattcaaaaattttcttttcaatgcATCGCTGACGTCATCGCTGAAAGACTGCTTATTTGTGATAATTAGCCAGTTTATAAGAGACATTGCGTGCATCGAGGGTGCCATTGCCGTCAAAACGGACTACTACATGAACTTTGCACCGTATCCGTACGTGCGCTATCTAGCATACCAGTCGTCTCTCAATCTGGTGGAGTATAATCAGACTGTTCCCGTGACCAAGGAGACGCTGAACGTCAGATTGCAACAGTTGACCTATCCCGCTGTGAAGTTTCAACTGTCCAAGTTCAATGCTATTTACGAAACCGATCCCACCGGCAAAATTAGCTTCAAATTTTCAGACAGTGAATACTCCATAAAATGTCTTGAAAATTCCGTGATATATGAATGTCAACTATGTTCGAAAGTCTTCAAATCGAAAGATGCCGCCGTTGAAATGAGCAACCATGTGGCTTATCTCCATGGATATGAACCTAGTTGGACGTGTACTAAATGTGATGTTATGCTTCCGAGCGAAGTACTATCGAGAGGCAGATGGACACATAAATGTGTGGCCACATAA
- the LOC143911142 gene encoding uncharacterized protein LOC143911142, whose translation MECRLCLGPAPAASSVSLFGDPHPKRLEQLIRTCCQIQVNRGDRLPDRVCLSCKTSLELLISFRKACFRNNESSQLRLDDCLKIKTEEILLEDLIWDDEPSQSTIHGNNSEMCLKSFPNESEFILLKRSHPEEKLFECDICLKSFFRKKELVSHLRSHKEENTYKCEVCLKTFTKKSFLDIHKKLHVRIKPHKCSVCLKSFISKSKLMSHLRSHTGEKPYKCEICLKSFTEKYTLEKHKNCMLG comes from the exons atggagtgcaggctttgtcttggaccagctccggccgCATCTTCCGTCTCCCTCTTCGGCGATCCTCATCCAAAGCGTCTGGAGCAActcattcggacctgctgtcaaattcag GTTAACAGAGGCGATAGGTTGCCAGAcagggtgtgtctttcgtgtaagaccagtctggaattgttgatcagctttcgaaaggcttgttttcgaaacaACGAATCGTCTCAATTGAGGTTAGAcgattgcttgaagatcaagactgaagaaattttattggaagatttaatatgggacgatgagccttcacaaTCGACAATTCACGGAAATAATAGTGAAATGTGCTTAAAGTCATTTCCCAATGAATCTGAATTTATTTTACTCAAAAGATCACATCCTGAGGAAAAGCTGTtcgaatgtgatatttgtttaaaatcattttttcgaaaaaaagaacttgtgtcacatttgagatctcacaagGAGGAAAATACTTACAAGTGTGAAGTTTGTCTAAaaacatttactaaaaaatctttcCTCGATatccataaaaaattgcatgttaggataaaaccacataaatgtagcgtttgtttaaaatcatttatttctaaaagtaaacttatgtcacatttgagatctcacacaggggaaaagccatacaagtgtgaaatttgtctgaagtcatttactgaaaaatatactctcgagaaacataaaaattgcatgctgggataa
- the LOC143911136 gene encoding uncharacterized protein LOC143911136, whose amino-acid sequence MSTSNYLRSQFKFVNEIDLQKAIAKVRRERTKLKEQEIWSEFCSKELQKLSIQDIDVRSKNETPSSYSSKKTADDNDYKDHALCTDTNWNKKKCFSHMKNMVDLKFQDELHHTKLDRKLPSHKEMSLSYSNVTSISLPCSDSEHTIQSKLEEIEEKIKFMCSKILNVMEVIESNLNNFREPETSVEILQYHRKASEFCIRFSRNHFYQIESQFNLLMSIDNNMNQYSATKTGKLMQSQKILKLFQTLLLGYYTFYRHMYIVWGYNGIAEKLNNLLNVTQKILNTSKAFQTLKEIPMLNELKTIVRRMMDSIKDSIGCTHSSMCASLPKKMSSDTRRIKSANSSLNKFHSAKSTNSDFVPINKRRVRSASSVDPYYMYQNKQVVKNGFNCKVCCVDEKCDKPNSDVFKRLTTANKSSLNQNILSNKENKKNYHKNCHPRRNFIASKSVNDLKKNYDKENKAREHLQENKDVNIKVVSNKNNQKTTKRLLFTEDSKKNISENDDDSVLVQDKKDEALVKRLIPLIADHFRGMYENAIDEVKTTKKVDNSTVKVQNFASNNKEGKIKSCKSHAVTEHKGKSATQNIQMVIVSHDSDNLKSPNSPSHYFQDSAIKHILDDAERTVDENGGTKEAIGPNKTLSTRDDQSEYRKKPSQISKISEELIASELSLITMEIDKPLKQFIKKELSDFSNFLYKTRSIKH is encoded by the exons ATGAGTACATCAAACTATTTAAGATCGCAATTCAAA TTTGTCAACGAGATTGACTTGCAAAAGGCGATAGCCAAAGTGAGACGAGAACGGACCAAATTGAAGGAACAAGAGATATGGTCTGAGTTTTGCAGTAAAGAGTTGCAAAAATTGAGCATTCAAGATATCGACGTGCGTTCTA aaaatgagACACCGTCATCGTACTCCAGTAAAAAGACTGCTGACGATAATGATTATAAAGATCACGCATTGTGTACAGATACAAACTGG AATAAGAAAAAGTGTTTTTCacatatgaaaaatatggtCGATCTGAAGTTTCAAGATGAGCTACACCACACAAAACTCGATAGAAAATTGCCATCTCACAAAGAGATGTCTTTGTCTTATTCAAATGTTACCTCCATTTCTTTGCCGTGCTCAGATTCGGAACACACGATCCAATCTAAATTGGAAGAAATCGAAGAGAAAATCAAATTCATGTGTTCGAAAATATTGAATGTTATGGAAGTGATAGA ATCTAATTTGAACAATTTCCGAGAGCCTGAAACGTCTGTTGAAATACTTCAATACCATCGAAAAGCTTCAGAGTTTTGTATTCGATTCTCCAGGAATCACTTTTACCAAATCGAATctcag ttTAATCTGTTGATGTCCATCGATAATAATATGAATCAATATTCCGCAACGAAAACTGGCAAATTAATGCAATCGCAGAAGATTTTAAAGTTATTCCAAACTTTACTTTTAGGGTATTAT acATTTTATCGTCACATGTATATCGTCTGGGGATATAATGGGATAGCCGAAAAGCTTAATAATTTACTTAATGTGACGCAAAAAATCTTAAACACTTCCAAAGCTTTTCAAACGTTAAAAGAAATTCCCATGTTG AATGAATTAAAAACTATCGTTCGTCGAATGATGGATTCAATAAAAGACTCAATCGGTTGTACTCATTCATCAATGTGTGCATCGTTGCCTAAAAAAATGTCTTCCGACACAAGACGG ATCAAGTCAGCTAATAGTTCCTTGAATAAATTTCACTCGGCGAAGAGTACAAACTCTGATTTTGTCCCGATCAATAAAAGAAGAGTTCGAAGTGCTAGTTCAG ttGATCCGTATTATATGTATCAAAATAAACAAGTTGTAAAAAATGGATTCAATTGTAAAGTTTGCTGTGTAGATGAGAAGTGTGATAAACCGAATTCAGATGT ATTTAAGAGATTGACGACTGCAAACAAATCGTCGCTAAATCAAAACATCCTttcaaataaagaaaataaaaagaattatCACAAAAATTGTCACCCCAGAAGAAATTTTATTGCGTCAAAAAGTGTAaacgatttgaaaaaaaattacgacaagGAGAATAAAGCCAGAGAGCACTTACAGGAGAATAAAGATGTTAATATAAAAGTTGTAAGTAAT AAAAACAATCAAAAGACAACAAAGCGACTGCTTTTTACTGAAGACTCTAAAAAGAATATTAGTGAAAATGACGATGACAGTGTATTAGTTCAGGACAAAAAAGACGAAGCTCTTGTAAAGCGATTAATACCGCTGATAGCGGATCACTTTCGGGGAATGTATGAAAACGCAATCGACGAG GTGAAAACTACTAAAAAGGTCGACAATTCCACAGTAAAAGTACAAAACTTCGCTTCAAACAATAAAGAGGGAAAAATAAAAAG TTGCAAAAGTCATGCAGTCACAGAACATAAAGGAAAGAGTGCCACTCAGAATATACAAATGGTGATTGTGTCACACGATTCGGATAATTTGAAATCCCCGAACTCACCATCACATTATTTTCAAGACTCTGCAATAAAACATATACTGGATGATGCCGAAAGAACCGTGGATGAGAATGGTGGTACTAAAGAAGCAATCGGTCCAAATAAGACATTGTCGACGCGAGACGATCAATCGGAATATAGAAAAAAGCCATCTCAAATAAGCAA AATATCCGAAGAGTTAATAGCGAGCGAATTGTCATTGATAACGATGGAAATCGATAAGCCGTTGAAGCAGTTCATTAAAAAGGAACTGAGTGACTTTTCAAACTTTTTGTACAAGACTCGTTCAATTAAACACTGA